DNA from Serinibacter salmoneus:
AACCACTCGCCGGTCACGAGAGAGGCGATCATCAGCAACGCGACCACCAGCTCGCCGATCCCGTCCAGGGTCCAACCCGTCGAGAGCACCACGGTGCCATCGAGCCAACTCTTCTCGAACAGACTCGAAGGCACGCTCTCGCCACCGAACAACTTGCCGATTCCTGCGGGCAGGAATAGGCCGATGAAAAGAACGTAAATGGCGAGGTAGCGCACGTAGTACGCGACCTTGTCGAACCAGTGGACCTGAACCATAGTGCTCCTCCTGTTCCGGGGGGTGAAAGAACACGCCCACCATAGAACGGGAGTTTCGTTCGTGCACGGCGAAGGGTCCGGTTCCAGCATTCGAGAAGACATCGACCTCGTGGGCGCCGGAATTGTGGGGTTCGGCACTCAGCCGGGCACCAGCCACACCGCCCGCAGGGCCGCCAGTCCGAAGGGAACCGCGGCGCCGCCGTCAGCGCCGTCGTGATCCACCCGGGTCACCGTCATCAACTCACTGGAGTCGACCCGCTCCGTCACGCGGACATGACACCCCGGCAGCATGCCGACCGCCTCCAGACGCTGCAGGAGCTCGGAGTCGGAGTCCGACACCCGCGTCACCACCCCGCAGTCCCCCGTCGCCAGGTCGCTGAGGCGGTGAGCCTGCGGGATGGTGATCTCCCCGTCGGCCGTCGGGATCGGGTCACCGTGCGGGTCGTGGGTGGGGTGCTGCAGGTGCGCGTCGATGCGGCGCACCAGCTCATCGGAGATGGCGTGCTCCAGCACCTCCGCCTCCTCGTGGACCTG
Protein-coding regions in this window:
- a CDS encoding metal-dependent transcriptional regulator is translated as MVEDRLSAAAQDYLKVVWNAGEWSDRPLTVKALAERLSLTAGTVSEGVRRLADAGLLDHQPYGAITLTEAGRREALAVVRRHRLVETLLVRTFGYSWDQVHEEAEVLEHAISDELVRRIDAHLQHPTHDPHGDPIPTADGEITIPQAHRLSDLATGDCGVVTRVSDSDSELLQRLEAVGMLPGCHVRVTERVDSSELMTVTRVDHDGADGGAAVPFGLAALRAVWLVPG